A genomic segment from Candidatus Zixiibacteriota bacterium encodes:
- the rpoN gene encoding RNA polymerase factor sigma-54: MRLGLQLKLKQTLAPQLIQSLKMLQMPILKLEQTLRHELATNPLLEESVEEESELDQDVEFDVAKSDDKEDDDSENEKIDWDDYLRHNDEYDYKLKDRKESNEEIFLATTSGEKSLYDHLLEQLSFLRLSKEDFEIGQYTLGNIDSSGYLVVMPAEMAEELEVSQEVIERILEYIKKFDPIGVGSKDLKESLLTQLKEKRLENSLAYRIVNEHLYDLEKKSILQVSKIMGVPFEKAQTALDLIKSLSPTPAYGRFHSAAAAIMPDLVIERVGDGFAVFHNDKNMPTLRINPSYRSLVRRGSTSPKDTKKYIRQKLEQARWLLNAINQRRNTMIRVMEAIVEEQIDFFEKGVEFLRPLIMEDIAQKVEMNVATISRVSNGKYVQTPHGVLEIKYFFNTGIPRSDGGELSKRSVKQRIEEIIKSENPEKPFSDQEIFRRLQEEGIKLARRTVTKYREELKILPARFRRRSV, from the coding sequence ATGAGATTAGGACTTCAACTCAAATTAAAGCAGACCCTGGCACCTCAGTTAATTCAATCTTTGAAAATGCTTCAAATGCCTATTTTGAAGCTGGAACAAACTCTGCGCCATGAACTTGCGACTAATCCGTTGCTTGAGGAATCGGTCGAGGAGGAATCTGAACTCGATCAAGACGTTGAGTTTGACGTTGCCAAATCAGATGATAAAGAAGACGATGACTCCGAAAATGAAAAAATCGACTGGGACGATTATCTGCGTCATAATGATGAATACGATTACAAGCTCAAAGACAGGAAAGAATCAAACGAGGAAATTTTTCTCGCCACAACTTCCGGGGAAAAGTCTCTATATGATCACCTTCTCGAACAATTGTCCTTTTTAAGATTATCCAAAGAAGATTTTGAAATCGGCCAATATACTCTGGGAAATATCGACTCTTCCGGATACCTTGTGGTTATGCCCGCTGAGATGGCCGAGGAACTGGAAGTCTCTCAGGAAGTAATTGAGCGCATACTCGAGTATATTAAGAAATTCGATCCGATCGGGGTCGGTTCCAAAGATCTAAAAGAATCCCTCCTGACCCAGCTAAAGGAGAAAAGACTTGAAAATTCTCTGGCCTACCGCATTGTCAACGAGCATCTTTATGACCTTGAGAAAAAATCAATACTCCAGGTATCCAAAATCATGGGCGTTCCCTTCGAAAAAGCCCAGACGGCCCTCGATTTAATAAAGTCCCTGTCGCCAACCCCGGCTTATGGACGGTTCCATTCTGCGGCCGCGGCGATTATGCCGGATTTAGTTATTGAGCGGGTCGGAGATGGTTTCGCAGTATTTCATAATGACAAAAATATGCCGACTCTGCGTATAAATCCGTCCTATCGATCTCTGGTCAGGCGGGGTAGCACTTCTCCCAAAGACACCAAGAAATATATTAGGCAAAAGCTGGAGCAGGCTCGCTGGCTTTTAAACGCGATCAACCAGCGCCGCAATACAATGATCCGGGTGATGGAGGCTATCGTCGAGGAACAGATTGATTTCTTCGAAAAGGGCGTTGAGTTTTTAAGACCTCTCATTATGGAAGATATCGCACAGAAAGTCGAAATGAATGTCGCGACGATTTCGCGGGTCTCCAACGGAAAATATGTACAAACGCCTCACGGCGTACTTGAGATAAAATATTTCTTTAATACCGGGATTCCCCGCAGCGACGGCGGCGAATTGTCAAAACGCTCCGTCAAGCAACGGATTGAGGAAATTATTAAATCGGAAAATCCGGAAAAGCCTTTTTCAGACCAGGAAATTTTTCGCCGACTTCAGGAAGAAGGCATCAAACTGGCGCGCCGTACGGTTACCAAATACCGGGAAGAGCTTAAAATCCTTCCGGCCCGCTTCCGGCGCCGTTCGGTTTAA